A portion of the Bombina bombina isolate aBomBom1 chromosome 9, aBomBom1.pri, whole genome shotgun sequence genome contains these proteins:
- the LOC128639778 gene encoding dolichyl-diphosphooligosaccharide--protein glycosyltransferase 48 kDa subunit-like produces the protein MAALHRCALVLLAMCLLCCTGACAATRTLVLLENINLRETRSLFFRSLADRGFELSFKTADDPSLSLIKYGEFLYDNLIIFSPSVEDFGGNINIDTITSFIDGGGSVLVTAGSDIGDPLRELGSECGIEFDKEKTAVMDHHNYDISDPGQHTLIVADPENLLKAPTIVGKKELNPILFRGVVMVADPDNPLVLDILTGSSTSYSFFPDKPVTQYPHAVGKNTLLIAGLQDRNNARVVFSGSLDFFSDAFFNSAVQKAAPGSTRFSKTGNYELAEALSCWVFKEEGDLKVGAVTHHRVGETTPPSAYTITDLVEYSIVIEQLSEGKWVPFDGDDKLEFVRIDPFVRTFLKKNGGKYSVQFKLPDVYGVFQFKVDYNRLGYTHLYSATQVSVRPLEHTQYERFVPSAFPYYASAFSMMAGLFNFSIVFLHMREKEKSD, from the coding sequence ATGGCTGCTCTCCACCGTTGTGCGCTGGTCCTCCTCGCCATGTGTCTGCTGTGCTGCACCGGTGCTTGCGCGGCTACCCGTACCCTGGTTTTGCTGGAAAATATCAACCTGCGGGAGACGCGTTCGCTTTTCTTCCGTAGCCTGGCTGATAGAGGGTTTGAACTTTCTTTCAAAACAGCTGATGATCCAAGCTTGTCTCTCATTAAGTATGGAGAGTTTTTGTATGACAATTTGATTATCTTTTCCCCCTCAGTTGAAGATTTTGGTGGAAATATCAATATTGACACAATCACTTCTTTCATTGATGGCGGTGGCAGTGTACTCGTGACTGCAGGCTCTGATATTGGGGACCCACTGCGGGAATTGGGCAGTGAGTGTGGTATCGAGTTTGACAAAGAGAAGACTGCCGTTATGGATCATCACAACTACGACATCTCTGACCCCGGCCAGCATACACTTATAGTAGCTGATCCAGAGAATCTTCTGAAAGCCCCAACTATTGTGGGAAAGAAAGAATTGAACCCCATCCTCTTCAGGGGAGTTGTTATGGTGGCTGATCCTGATAACCCTCTCGTTCTGGACATTCTGACTGGTTCATCTACCTCCTATTCCTTTTTCCCTGATAAACCAGTAACACAGTACCCACATGCAGTAGGGAAGAACACTCTGCTGATTGCAGGTTTGCAGGACAGAAACAATGCTCGTGTTGTGTTCAGTGGTTCTCTGGATTTCTTTAGTGATGCTTTCTTTAACTCGGCTGTGCAGAAAGCAGCTCCAGGCTCTACAAGGTTCTCAAAGACTGGCAACTATGAGCTGGCGGAGGCCCTGTCCTGTTGGGTGTTTAAGGAGGAAGGAGATCTGAAAGTTGGAGCAGTCACTCACCACCGTGTAGGAGAAACGACCCCTCCAAGTGCTTACACTATTACTGACCTAGTGGAGTACAGCATTGTGATTGAACAGCTTTCTGAGGGCAAGTGGGTTCCCTTTGATGGAGATGACAAGCTGGAGTTTGTCCGTATTGATCCCTTTGTACGGACGTTCCTGAAGAAAAATGGAGGAAAGTACAGCGTCCAATTTAAGCTTCCTGACGTGTACGGTGTGTTCCAGTTCAAGGTGGATTACAACAGATTGGGGTACACGCACCTTTATTCCGCCACACAGGTGTCAGTACGTCCTCTCGAGCACACCCAGTACGAACGTTTTGTTCCTTCTGCATTCCCATACTATGCCAGCGCATTCTCTATGATGGCTGGACTCTTTAATTTCAGCATCGTTTTCCTGCACATGCGGGAGAAGGAGAAGTCGGACTGA